The DNA sequence TCGTCGACGAGCAGGACACGGATCGCCACAGGGAACTCCTTCGCTAGACCGGGTCCATTCTGCCCTGAGGGCGACCGTCAGATCCCGGCAGGCCCGGCCCCCGCCTCCGGGACCCGCGGCACGGGCAGCACCGGCAGCGGATACGGCGGGGGAGTGCCCCCGAACTCCGGGCACAGCGCCTGGTGGTCACACCAGCCGCAGAGCTTCGTCGGCCGGGGCCGCCAGTCGCCCGTCTCGGTGGCCAGCGCGATCGCCTCCCACAGCGCGCGCAGCTTCCGCTCCACCGCCAGCAGCTCCGCCTCCGTCGGGTCGTACGTCAGCACGTCCCCGCTGCCCAGGTAGACCAGCTGGAGCCGGCGCGGCATCACCCCGCGCAGCCGCCGGATCACCAGCGCGTAGAACGTCATCTGGAACAGGGCCTCGTCCCGGTACCGCGGAGCCGGCGCCTTTCCCGTCTTGTAGTCGACGATCCGCACCTCGCCCGTCGGCGCCACGTCCACCCGGTCGACGATGCCGCGCAGCACCAGCCCCGAGTCCAGCGTCGTCTCCACGAACAGCTCGCGCTCGGCCGGCTCCAGCCGCGTCGGGTCCTCCAGCGAGAACCACCGCTCGACCAGCCCCTCCGCCTCCGCCAGCCAGCGGGCCAGCCGCTCCGGCTCGTGCGCACCGTCCTCGCCGGCGAACAGCTCCGCCAGCTCCGGCCGCGCCGCCAGCAGCTTCTCCCACTCGCCGGGCAGCAGCGCCCGCGCCCGGTCCGGCGTACGCTCCGCCGCGGGGGCGTCGAAGAGGCGCTCCAGCACGGCGTGCACCACCGTGCCGCGGGTCGCCGCCGGGCTGGGCTTCTCCGGCAGCCGGTCGATCACCCGGAACCGGTACAGCAGCGGGCACCGCATGAAATCGGCCGCGCGCGAGGGCGACAGCGAGGCCGGCCGGGCGGCCGTCCCCGTGGCCCCGGGGGCCGCCCCGGAAGCCTCGGGGGCCTGCTGCCGTACGGGCTCGGGGAGCGGGACCGCCGGGCCGGCGGCCCCTCCGGCCGGGCCCCGGGCGGTGTCGTCGAGAGCGGTGTCCATGGCAGAGACCCTACGGCCCCCCACGGACATTCCGCGGCATACCATCGACGGCAGAGCGCCCGCACGTGCATGATCGTGGCAGGGCGCGCGCACCGGGCGGGTGCGGGAGCGGCACCGACGAGGGGAAACCGTGGAGAACAGCGGGCAGGGCGGCTCCGGCAGCGGGGGCGCCGACCACCAGGCCGGACAGCCCGGGGGCCCCAGGGAACCCGGAGACCCCGGCGAACACGGAGAGCACGGCCGCGGGCCACGGCGCCCGCGCGAGAGCGGCGGCGGCATCCTCATGGGCCGCCCGTTCGGCGTCCCCGTCTACGTCGCCCCCAGCTGGTTCCTGGTCGCCGCCCTGATCACCTGGGTCTTCGGCGGCCAGCTCGACCGCGTCCTGCCCGAACTCGGCCGGGCCCGCTACCTGGTCTCCCTCTTCTTCGCCGTCGCCTTCTACGCCTCCGTCCTGGTCCACGAACTGGCCCACACGGTCGCCGCCCTCCGCTTCCGCCTCCCGGTCCGCCGCATCCAGCTCCAGTTCTTCGGCGGCGTCTCCGAGATCGAGAAGGAGAGCGAGACCCCCGGCCGGGAGTTCGTCCTCGCCTTCGTCGGCCCCCTGCTCTCCCTGGTGCTGGCCGGCGTCTTCTGGACCGGCATGCAGGCCGTCGAACCCGACACCGTCCCCGGCGTCCTCCTCGCCGGCCTCATGGTCTCCAACCTCCTGGTGGCCGTCTTCAACCTGCTGCCCGGCCTGCCCCTGGACGGCGGACGGATGCTCCGCGCCGTCGTCTGGAAGATCACCGGCCGGCCCATGGCCGGCACCGTCGCCGCCGCCTGGGTCGGCCGCGCGCTCGCCGTCAGCGTCCTCGTCGGCCTCCCGCTGCTCACCCAGGCGTACCGCGCCGACAGCTTCGGCAGCGTCGACTCCCTCACCGACGCCCTGCTCGCCGCCATCCTCGCCGCGATCATCTGGACCGGCGCCGGGAACAGCCTCCGCATGGCCCGCCTCCGCGAGCGCCTCCCCGGCCTCCGCGCCCGCACCCTCACCCGCCGCGCCGTGCCCGTCGCCCCCACCACCCCGCTCTCCGAGGCACTGCGGAGGGCCAACGAGGAGGGCGCCCGCGCCCTGGTCGTCGTCGACGCGGCCGGCGCCCCCACCGCCCTGGTCCGCGAGTCCGCCATCGTCGGCATCCCCGTCCACCGCCGGCCCTGGGTCACCGTGGACACCCTCGCCCAGGACCTCCACGACGGCATGCGGATCTCCGCCGAGCTCTCCGGCGAGGACCTCCTGGAGGCCCTCCGGCAGACCCCCGCCACCGAATACCTGGTCGTCGAGGAGACCGGCGAGGTCTACGGCGTCCTCTCCACCACGGACGTCGAACGGGCCTTCGTCGCCGCCATGGCCCGCACCCCGGCCCCCTGAGTCCCCGGCCTCCCGGAGCCCCGCCCGGGGCCCGCCCCGGGCCCGTGGTCCCGGTCCCGTCCGGCGCCCGGTAGGCTGGTCACATGTCCGAACCGACCGGTGCCGCCCGCCGTCGCGGGCCCTTCCAGGTCGGGGACCAGGTCCAGCTCACCGACCCCAAGGGACGCCACTACACCTTCACGCTCGAAGCCGGGAAGCAGTTCCACACCCACAAGGGTGCCTTCCCGCACGACGAGCTGATCGGTGCTCCCGAGGGCAGTGTTGTCCGTACCACGGGAAACGTCGCCTACCTCGCGCTGCGCCCCCTGCTCCCCGACTACGTCCTGTCCATGCCGCGCGGAGCCGCCGTGGTCTACCCCAAGGACGCGGGGCAGATCCTGGCGATGGCCGACATCTTCCCCGGCGCCCGCGTCGTGGAGGCCGGCGTCGGCTCCGGCTCGCTGAGCAGTTTCCTGCTGCGCGCCATCGGCGACCAGGGCATGCTGCACTCCTACGAGCGCCGTGCCGACTTCGCCGAGATCGCCACGAAGAACGTGGAGCGCTACTTCGGCGGTCCGCACCCGGCCTGGCAGCTCACCGTCGGCGACCTCCAGGACAACCTGTCCGACACCGACGTCGACCGCGTCATCCTGGACATGCTCGCCCCGTGGGAGTGCCTGGAGGCCGTCCGCAAGGCGCTCGTCCCCGGCGGCATCCTCTGCTGCTACGTGGCGACCACCACCCAGCTCGCGCGGACCGTCGAGTCCATCCGCGAGATCGGCTGCTTCGCCGAGCCGTCGGCCTGGGAGACCATGGTCCGCACCTGGCACGTCGAGGGCCTGGCCGTCCGCCCCGACCACCGCATGATCGGGCACACCGGCTTCCTGCTCACCGCCCGCCGCCTCGCGGACGGCGTGGAGCCGCCGATGCGCCGCCGCCGCCCGGCGAAGGGCGCCTACGGCGAGGACTACACCGGCCCCGGCGGCCAGACCGCCGAAGCCTGAGCCTGTTTCACCAGCGCGGAAGCCGCCACCGACGAACTCGGGGGCGGCTTCCGCGCGTTGGGCCGGGGCGCTGTTCCGCCCGCCGGACCGGTGTGCGACGATGCGGCTCTCGTCACCGTCTCATCGCAGTCTCATCGAAGGAGCGGCGCGCGTGCAGCCCCCGGCCGGACTTCCGCACACCCACCCGAGGCCCGTCCACTGGCTGCTGACCGCCCTGGCCCTGGCCGCCGTGCTGGCCGGCGCGACGCTCTTCGGCCCGGCCGACGCCACCGCCGGGGACGCCCCCGCCCCGCCGGCCGCCGCCGCGCCCGATCCGGCCGCCGCCCGCTACCCGCTCGACTGCGGCCCGGTGGGCGTCGAGGTGGGGCACAGGGCCGTCGCCGACCTGGACGGGGACGGGCGCCCCGAGACGGTCGCCGTGGTCCACTGCCAGGCCGGCGCGGGCACCCCGCCCGACGGCGTCTACGTCGTGACGGCCGGCAAGGGCACGGGCGCGCCGCCGCGCGTGGCCGCCACCCTCGTCGACCCCGCCCGGCGGATGAACGTCGACCGGTTCAGGGTGGCGGGGGACACGATTTCGGCCACTCTGCTCGGCTACTCCGCGCGGAACGTGCCGCGCTGCTGCCCCGACCTGCGCCGGGCGGTCGAATGGCGGTGGCGCGACGGCCAGTTCGAGCCGACGGCACGGCCCGTGACGGGCCGCGCCTGATCCGTCACCCGGCGTCCGGCCCGTAGACCTCGACCTTGTCCGAGACGCGCCGCACATGGATGCAGTCGCCCGGGCACTCCTTGGCCGAGTCCCGGACGTCGGCCAGCAGCGGCAGCGGAACGGGCGTGGTGGCGCCCGGCTCCTGCAGCAGCTCGTCGTCGGCGCTCTTCACGTACGCCAGGCCGTCGATGTCGAGCTCGAAGACCTCGGGGGCATACTGCACGCAGATGCCGTCCCCCGTACACAGCTCCTGGTCGATCCAGACCTCAAGGGCGCCGTCGGGGCCCTCGGCCGCCGGGTCCTCGGTGACGGTCGCGTGGTCTTCGTTCCGGACGGTCATCTCGCCTGCCGTTTCCTGCTTACGTGAATCAATTGGAGCCAGCACTGACGGGTGTTGACCGACTCGACGATACAACCGCTCGCTTTCCGATGTTGATGGGTGGGTATTCCCCAGTCGTGAGGACGTGCGCAAGGGTGAAGATCGGACACACTCCAGCCGGGTTTGTGATCTAGGGGTTTCAACCTGCACCGGCCCAGGTAGGGTCTGGAAGCGTCCAGCTCCCCTTGGAGGAGGTGAGGACCGTGGCAGCCCACGACGACGACATGAACCGCGGCATCCGGCCGGGACGGGGCTCAGACGACCCCGCCGGCCAGGTTGCCTACCTTGAGCAGGAGATCGCCGTCCTGCGCCGCAAGCTCGCCGACTCTCCGCGGCACACGAGGATTCTCGAAGAGCGGATCGTCGAGCTCCAGACCAACCTGGCCGGGGTGTCCGCCCAGAACGAGCGGCTCGCCAACACCCTCCGCGAGGCCCGCGACCAGATCGTGGCCCTCAAGGAGGAGGTCGACCGGCTCGCCCAGCCGCCGGCCGGCTTCGGCGTCTTCCTGCAGGCCAACGACGACGGCACGGTGGACATCTTCACCGGCGGCCGCAAGCTCCGGGTCAACGTC is a window from the Streptomyces mobaraensis genome containing:
- a CDS encoding RecB family exonuclease; translated protein: MDTALDDTARGPAGGAAGPAVPLPEPVRQQAPEASGAAPGATGTAARPASLSPSRAADFMRCPLLYRFRVIDRLPEKPSPAATRGTVVHAVLERLFDAPAAERTPDRARALLPGEWEKLLAARPELAELFAGEDGAHEPERLARWLAEAEGLVERWFSLEDPTRLEPAERELFVETTLDSGLVLRGIVDRVDVAPTGEVRIVDYKTGKAPAPRYRDEALFQMTFYALVIRRLRGVMPRRLQLVYLGSGDVLTYDPTEAELLAVERKLRALWEAIALATETGDWRPRPTKLCGWCDHQALCPEFGGTPPPYPLPVLPVPRVPEAGAGPAGI
- a CDS encoding ferredoxin — translated: MTVRNEDHATVTEDPAAEGPDGALEVWIDQELCTGDGICVQYAPEVFELDIDGLAYVKSADDELLQEPGATTPVPLPLLADVRDSAKECPGDCIHVRRVSDKVEVYGPDAG
- a CDS encoding tRNA (adenine-N1)-methyltransferase, whose protein sequence is MSEPTGAARRRGPFQVGDQVQLTDPKGRHYTFTLEAGKQFHTHKGAFPHDELIGAPEGSVVRTTGNVAYLALRPLLPDYVLSMPRGAAVVYPKDAGQILAMADIFPGARVVEAGVGSGSLSSFLLRAIGDQGMLHSYERRADFAEIATKNVERYFGGPHPAWQLTVGDLQDNLSDTDVDRVILDMLAPWECLEAVRKALVPGGILCCYVATTTQLARTVESIREIGCFAEPSAWETMVRTWHVEGLAVRPDHRMIGHTGFLLTARRLADGVEPPMRRRRPAKGAYGEDYTGPGGQTAEA
- a CDS encoding site-2 protease family protein, coding for MENSGQGGSGSGGADHQAGQPGGPREPGDPGEHGEHGRGPRRPRESGGGILMGRPFGVPVYVAPSWFLVAALITWVFGGQLDRVLPELGRARYLVSLFFAVAFYASVLVHELAHTVAALRFRLPVRRIQLQFFGGVSEIEKESETPGREFVLAFVGPLLSLVLAGVFWTGMQAVEPDTVPGVLLAGLMVSNLLVAVFNLLPGLPLDGGRMLRAVVWKITGRPMAGTVAAAWVGRALAVSVLVGLPLLTQAYRADSFGSVDSLTDALLAAILAAIIWTGAGNSLRMARLRERLPGLRARTLTRRAVPVAPTTPLSEALRRANEEGARALVVVDAAGAPTALVRESAIVGIPVHRRPWVTVDTLAQDLHDGMRISAELSGEDLLEALRQTPATEYLVVEETGEVYGVLSTTDVERAFVAAMARTPAP